The Candidatus Methylomirabilota bacterium genome includes the window GCCGTCCTCTATCCCGACGAGACGGAGCTGGGGGTCGTCCTCATCGACATCGGCGGCGGCACCACCGACGTTGCCTGCTTCCGCGACGGCGCCATCTGGCATACGGCCATCCTGTCCCTGGGAGGCGATCACGTCACCAACGACATCGCCGTCGGGCTCCGTACGCCGGCCGCCGACGCCGAGGACCTCAAGCGCCGCTACGGCTGTGCGCTGACGGCGCTGGTGTCGACCGAGGAGACGATCGACGTGCCCTCGGTCGGCGGGCGCCGGCCCCGCCGGCTCTCACGCCAGATCCTCTCGGAGATCGTCCAGCCCCGCGTCGAGGAGATCTTCACGCTGGTGGCGCGCGAGTTCGGCAAGGCCGGCTTTCACGACGCCGCCACCGCCGGCGTGGTGGTCACCGGGGGCACCGCCATCATGGAGGGGGTGCCCGAGCTGGCGGAGGCGGTCTTCGACCTGCCGGTCCGGCGCGGGCTGCCGGAAACGGTCGGCGGTCTCGCCGACGTCGTGAAGAGCCCCGTCTACGCCACCGGCGTGGGGCTCGCGCTCTACGGCGCGCGCGCCCGCCAGGACGCCGTCGACAGCGGCGGTCCCATCGCGATCGAGGGGAGCGCGGTCGGTCGTCTCGCCCGCCGGCTGGCGGGTTGGTTCGGTGAGATCTTCTAGTGCCGTTCCAACTATTCGCGCCTAGGAAGGCACCGTGTACGTCGTTCGTGGACAGATTTAGTATCAACAAGTTGGAACGGCACTAGGCTGGGTCGCATGCATCGTGAGGTGCGACAGCCGACACTCTTCGACCCGCAGTGCGAGCCGCAGGGGGGACGCGGGGTGGGTGAGGCACCCCCCAGGCGAGCCCATGATCCGACAAGGGAGGGACGGATGGAAAGGGAACGCGGACGGCGCCTGCTGTTCGAGCTGGACGAGGCTCCCCAGGCGGCGAAGATCAAGGTGATCGGGCTGGGCGGCGGCGGCAGCAACGCGGTGAGCCGCATGATCGCCGCCGGGTCCGGCGGTGTCGAGTTCATCGTCGCCAACACGGACAACCAGGCGCTGCGCGCCTCGCCCGCGCCGATCAAGCTTCAACTGGGGGCCAAGCTCACCCAGGGGCTCGGGGCGGGCTCGAATCCTCAGATTGGGCGGGATGCCGCGCTCGAGGACCCGGAGCAAATTACGCGGCTGCTGG containing:
- the ftsA gene encoding cell division protein FtsA, whose product is MGLDVGTTKICAVIAEPNGAGGIDVIGVGAAPSRGLRKGVVVNIDATVEAIKQAVAEAEQMAGFEVSGVYAGVAGGHIRGVNSRGVVAVAGKEREVSPIDVERAVEAARAINLPQDREIIHVLPQTFVVDDQDGIREPVGMSGVRLEVEVHIVTGAITSIQNVVRSVNRAGLAVHDIVLEPLASAEAVLYPDETELGVVLIDIGGGTTDVACFRDGAIWHTAILSLGGDHVTNDIAVGLRTPAADAEDLKRRYGCALTALVSTEETIDVPSVGGRRPRRLSRQILSEIVQPRVEEIFTLVAREFGKAGFHDAATAGVVVTGGTAIMEGVPELAEAVFDLPVRRGLPETVGGLADVVKSPVYATGVGLALYGARARQDAVDSGGPIAIEGSAVGRLARRLAGWFGEIF